From Candidatus Saganbacteria bacterium, a single genomic window includes:
- the rplM gene encoding 50S ribosomal protein L13, whose translation MKRNTTFSASEEKIKKNWYLVDASGKVLGRLAVKVADILRGKDEEIFTPSCDTGDFVIIINASEIKVTGKKMKQKQYFTHSGYPHGAKSVNLEDRMKKRPEEVIRHAVRGMLPRGRLGDRLITKLKVYKDGKYREASQKPQALEI comes from the coding sequence ATGAAAAGAAACACGACATTTTCGGCAAGCGAAGAAAAAATAAAGAAGAACTGGTACCTGGTGGACGCTTCAGGCAAGGTCCTCGGAAGGCTTGCCGTAAAGGTGGCGGATATACTCAGAGGAAAGGACGAGGAGATATTCACGCCGAGCTGCGATACGGGTGATTTTGTCATAATAATCAATGCCTCGGAGATCAAAGTGACAGGAAAAAAGATGAAACAAAAGCAATACTTCACGCACAGCGGGTATCCTCACGGCGCAAAATCAGTGAATCTTGAGGACAGGATGAAAAAGCGTCCCGAAGAAGTGATACGCCATGCGGTAAGAGGGATGCTGCCCAGGGGGCGTCTCGGAGACAGGCTAATAACCAAGCTGAAAGTGTACAAAGACGGTAAATACAGAGAGGCCTCACAAAAACCGCAGGCACTGGAAATATAA
- the rplO gene encoding 50S ribosomal protein L15 codes for MDLSKLKPGKGSNKKKKKVARGTSSGHGKTAGRGHKGQLSRAGGGKGIRFEGGQTPLYRRLPKMGTFKNYPFKKKFNILNVGQLDVFEDGCTVKIDDLIEKFFSSTKKRASFQIKILGNGEIKKNITVEANRFSEEAKKKIEEAKGKAVQI; via the coding sequence ATCGACTTATCAAAGTTAAAACCGGGTAAAGGATCGAACAAGAAAAAGAAGAAAGTCGCGAGGGGAACTTCCTCGGGGCACGGGAAGACTGCGGGCCGCGGACACAAAGGACAGCTCAGCCGAGCAGGCGGCGGTAAAGGGATAAGGTTCGAGGGCGGCCAGACGCCGTTGTACCGAAGGCTTCCCAAAATGGGCACTTTCAAGAACTATCCTTTCAAAAAAAAGTTTAATATTTTGAATGTCGGCCAGCTGGATGTATTTGAAGACGGGTGTACCGTAAAAATCGATGATCTGATAGAGAAATTCTTTTCATCGACGAAGAAAAGAGCTTCCTTTCAGATAAAGATATTAGGAAACGGCGAGATCAAAAAAAACATAACGGTCGAGGCGAACAGGTTCAGCGAAGAGGCAAAGAAGAAGATAGAAGAAGCCAAAGGAAAAGCGGTACAGATCTGA
- a CDS encoding SUMF1/EgtB/PvdO family nonheme iron enzyme gives MAIGTTIRGMRVIRIEEKHVVLQPIALEARVNLPEMVRVAGGKFSMGSTRFSDAQPIREVTLRDFAIGKYPVTNGEYLGFLQAMNREIPQLVANTEFALHPVVNVSWNDATEYCKFLMETTGRKFGLLTEAQWEFAARGTEGRIYPWGNESY, from the coding sequence ATGGCAATAGGAACGACTATCAGAGGAATGAGAGTAATAAGAATAGAAGAGAAACACGTGGTTTTACAGCCAATAGCACTGGAGGCGAGAGTAAACCTTCCCGAAATGGTAAGGGTGGCCGGCGGGAAGTTCTCAATGGGCAGCACAAGGTTTAGCGATGCCCAGCCTATAAGAGAGGTCACATTAAGAGATTTTGCCATAGGCAAATATCCTGTGACGAACGGTGAATACCTTGGTTTTCTTCAGGCAATGAATAGAGAAATACCTCAACTTGTGGCTAACACAGAGTTTGCGTTACATCCTGTAGTCAATGTTTCCTGGAACGATGCAACCGAATACTGCAAATTTCTAATGGAAACAACTGGCAGGAAGTTCGGTCTGCTTACAGAAGCACAATGGGAATTCGCGGCAAGAGGGACTGAAGGAAGAATATATCCGTGGGGAAATGAGTCGTATG
- the rpsK gene encoding 30S ribosomal protein S11: protein MASVPKETVKKKKKEKRVGIQGTAHIKATFNNTIISLTDSKGNVAAWASAGNVGFKGTKKGTPFAAQLAAETVAKKAIDMGMKEVNVVVKGPGSGRETAIRALQATGLDITSIKDVTPIPHNGCRPRKRRRV from the coding sequence ATGGCATCAGTTCCAAAAGAAACAGTAAAAAAGAAAAAAAAGGAAAAAAGGGTCGGGATACAGGGAACCGCCCATATAAAAGCCACGTTCAATAACACGATAATCTCGTTAACTGATTCAAAAGGCAACGTCGCGGCGTGGGCTTCGGCAGGGAACGTGGGTTTTAAGGGTACGAAGAAAGGAACTCCTTTCGCGGCGCAGTTAGCGGCCGAAACAGTAGCTAAAAAAGCTATCGATATGGGCATGAAAGAGGTGAACGTTGTCGTTAAAGGTCCCGGATCGGGGAGGGAAACGGCAATAAGGGCCCTGCAGGCGACCGGTCTCGACATAACCTCCATAAAAGATGTGACGCCGATACCGCACAACGGCTGCAGGCCGAGAAAAAGAAGGAGAGTATAA
- the rpsI gene encoding 30S ribosomal protein S9, whose product MHETKKRHPKKAAEETFCAVGRRKTSVARVKLYKGEGKITINGRDHEVYVAGRHILISEMLKPLKIANVPGVYSIDVIANGGGVCSQAGAIKLGIARALVLIDPSLKSILGKAGCLVRDPRTKERKKYGQKRARKRFQYTKR is encoded by the coding sequence GTGCACGAGACAAAAAAACGCCACCCCAAAAAAGCAGCGGAGGAGACCTTCTGCGCGGTAGGCCGAAGAAAGACTTCCGTGGCAAGGGTCAAGCTTTACAAAGGCGAAGGCAAAATAACTATTAACGGCAGGGATCACGAAGTTTATGTCGCCGGAAGGCACATATTGATATCCGAGATGTTGAAGCCGTTGAAGATAGCAAATGTCCCGGGCGTTTACAGTATCGATGTAATAGCTAACGGCGGGGGAGTTTGTTCCCAGGCCGGAGCAATAAAGCTAGGGATCGCAAGGGCGTTGGTCCTGATCGATCCCTCGTTAAAAAGCATCCTCGGGAAAGCCGGATGTCTTGTAAGGGACCCAAGGACGAAAGAGCGCAAAAAATACGGACAAAAGCGCGCGAGGAAGAGATTCCAGTACACAAAACGTTGA
- a CDS encoding DNA-directed RNA polymerase subunit alpha has protein sequence MVMIGEKPWVRHEMVEDGYGRFIVEPLERGYGSTLGNSMRRVLLSSLVGAAVTSIRIEEVSHEFSTIPNVVEDVLQIILNIKKMIVRSHSDAPKIIKLEAKGKGVVKAGDIKHDADVEIVDPEHYLATLESGGELNIEMVVEKGRGFVPSERNKKPNQPIGTIPVDSIFSPVKKVNVTTEEVRVGQEINYDRLILDVWTNKAVKPEDAVKQSAEVLAKHINMFIHIGERSDALAIHVPGEGEVDPSILEMNIDDIDLSSRSLNCLKKASINTVGELIELTENDLLKIKSLGTKSFDEIKESLAKFNLILKGGSLSGHGESEEK, from the coding sequence ATGGTAATGATCGGAGAGAAACCGTGGGTAAGGCATGAGATGGTGGAAGACGGATACGGAAGGTTCATCGTGGAACCCCTTGAAAGAGGTTACGGGTCGACGCTCGGAAATTCCATGAGAAGAGTGCTCCTTTCCTCGCTCGTGGGCGCTGCGGTCACATCAATAAGGATAGAGGAGGTGTCTCACGAGTTTTCGACCATTCCCAATGTTGTCGAGGACGTATTGCAGATAATACTCAACATCAAGAAGATGATAGTAAGGTCGCATTCGGATGCCCCTAAAATAATCAAACTCGAGGCAAAAGGCAAAGGGGTGGTAAAAGCGGGAGATATTAAGCACGACGCGGATGTCGAGATCGTAGATCCCGAGCATTATCTGGCGACGCTTGAAAGTGGGGGTGAACTTAACATAGAGATGGTAGTTGAAAAAGGAAGAGGTTTTGTCCCGTCGGAAAGGAACAAAAAACCCAACCAGCCCATCGGCACTATTCCTGTCGACTCCATCTTCAGTCCGGTCAAAAAAGTGAACGTCACGACCGAAGAGGTGCGCGTGGGACAGGAAATAAATTATGACAGGCTGATCCTTGACGTGTGGACGAACAAGGCTGTGAAACCGGAAGACGCGGTAAAACAATCCGCGGAAGTTCTGGCAAAGCACATCAATATGTTCATACATATAGGTGAAAGATCAGATGCCCTGGCAATACATGTGCCGGGAGAGGGCGAAGTGGACCCGAGCATCCTTGAGATGAACATAGATGATATCGATCTGTCTTCAAGGTCGCTTAACTGCCTGAAAAAGGCCAGCATCAATACGGTCGGGGAGCTCATCGAGCTGACCGAGAACGATCTTTTGAAGATAAAAAGCCTAGGGACCAAATCTTTTGACGAGATAAAGGAATCGCTGGCGAAATTCAATCTGATACTTAAGGGCGGTTCGCTGTCCGGGCACGGAGAAAGCGAAGAAAAATGA
- the rpsM gene encoding 30S ribosomal protein S13, whose product MARIAGVDLPKNKRVEIGLTYLYGIARPKSNEILKKASVNPDTSVKDLTEDEIVRIREVIKDYKVEGDLRKDISLSIKRLVDIGAYRGSRHKKGLPCRGQRTKTNARTKRGKRKTVGSGRKKEEGKT is encoded by the coding sequence ATGGCACGTATCGCAGGCGTTGATCTTCCGAAAAATAAAAGGGTGGAGATCGGGCTTACTTATCTCTACGGGATAGCAAGGCCGAAAAGCAACGAGATCCTTAAAAAAGCATCCGTAAATCCGGATACAAGCGTAAAAGACCTGACCGAGGACGAGATCGTCAGGATCAGGGAGGTCATAAAAGATTACAAAGTAGAAGGCGATCTCAGAAAAGACATATCTTTAAGCATAAAGAGGCTGGTGGATATAGGGGCTTACAGGGGCAGCCGCCATAAAAAGGGCCTGCCATGCAGGGGGCAGAGGACAAAGACGAACGCCCGCACAAAAAGAGGCAAGAGAAAAACGGTCGGTTCCGGAAGAAAGAAAGAAGAAGGAAAAACATAA
- a CDS encoding type Z 30S ribosomal protein S14, whose product MGKTSWIAKTKKKVKFSTRRRSRCKQCGRPRAFYKKFGLCRICFRTLAHQGVLPGVTKSSW is encoded by the coding sequence ATGGGAAAGACTTCATGGATCGCAAAGACAAAGAAAAAAGTAAAATTTTCCACCAGGAGAAGGTCGCGGTGCAAGCAGTGCGGCAGGCCGCGGGCTTTCTATAAAAAGTTCGGGCTCTGCAGGATATGCTTCAGGACGCTCGCCCATCAGGGCGTGCTTCCGGGCGTAACAAAATCCAGCTGGTGA
- the rpmJ gene encoding 50S ribosomal protein L36: MKVRSSVKPMCEKCKIIKRHGRIRVICTNPKHKQRQG; the protein is encoded by the coding sequence ATGAAAGTAAGAAGTTCCGTAAAACCGATGTGCGAAAAATGCAAAATAATAAAGAGGCACGGCCGCATAAGAGTGATATGCACAAATCCCAAGCACAAACAAAGGCAGGGATAG
- the rplF gene encoding 50S ribosomal protein L6, giving the protein MSRIGKAIINIPAGVTVTQADRDVTVKGPKGTTTLTMDKSITIKSEGQTLTLSRSSEEKRIKSMHGLYRSLIANMVRGVTDGFIKDLEISGVGYRAAKEGKKLVLSMGYSHPVTVDPPHGIEFLVEGQTKVRVIGIDKHMVGQIAADIKKIRPVEPYKGKGIKYAGQYVRRKAGKAAAKAAA; this is encoded by the coding sequence ATGTCAAGGATAGGAAAAGCGATCATCAATATACCGGCAGGAGTGACCGTCACTCAGGCGGACCGGGATGTGACGGTAAAAGGTCCCAAAGGTACAACGACACTGACCATGGATAAAAGCATTACCATAAAGTCCGAAGGCCAGACACTCACGCTTTCAAGGTCTTCGGAAGAGAAAAGGATCAAATCGATGCACGGGCTGTACCGGTCGCTTATCGCTAATATGGTCCGCGGCGTGACGGACGGTTTCATAAAAGACCTCGAGATAAGCGGAGTCGGGTACCGTGCGGCTAAAGAAGGAAAAAAACTTGTCCTGTCGATGGGTTATTCCCATCCGGTGACAGTGGACCCTCCTCACGGCATAGAGTTTTTGGTCGAAGGACAGACAAAGGTCAGGGTCATAGGCATTGACAAGCACATGGTAGGTCAGATCGCCGCGGATATAAAGAAGATACGGCCTGTCGAGCCATATAAAGGAAAGGGCATAAAATATGCCGGCCAGTATGTCAGAAGAAAGGCCGGAAAAGCGGCTGCAAAGGCGGCGGCATAA
- the infA gene encoding translation initiation factor IF-1, whose protein sequence is MPKDKDVIEFEGEVTEALPSALFRVKLETGQVILAHVSGKIRKHFIRILPGDKVKVEMSPYDLTKGRITYRGK, encoded by the coding sequence ATGCCAAAAGATAAGGACGTCATAGAATTTGAAGGGGAAGTGACAGAAGCGCTCCCGAGCGCGCTGTTCCGCGTGAAGCTGGAGACAGGGCAGGTCATACTGGCGCATGTTTCGGGGAAAATAAGGAAGCATTTTATAAGGATACTTCCGGGCGACAAGGTAAAAGTAGAGATGTCTCCCTACGACCTTACAAAAGGAAGGATAACATACAGGGGGAAATAA
- the map gene encoding type I methionyl aminopeptidase, with protein MIKIKTEEEIKLIRLACRVAEEVLKTAEKNVAPGITTRELDNIIETEIIKRGAKPAFKGYRGYRHASCLSVNEEIVHGIPSDRLLMEGDIIGVDIGAIVGGYYGDVAETFPVGKISKAARKLLSTASECLDLGIKTARYGKKVGDISSSIEQHAKRHGYSVVKDLFGHGVGSELHEDPLIPNFGSPGTGPKLEKGMVFAIEPMLNIGTSEIETLDDGWTVVTKDRKLSAHFEHTILITEDKAEILTRI; from the coding sequence ATGATAAAGATAAAGACCGAGGAAGAGATAAAACTGATCAGGCTGGCCTGCAGAGTGGCCGAGGAAGTGCTGAAGACCGCGGAAAAAAATGTAGCGCCCGGGATCACGACAAGAGAACTGGACAATATAATAGAAACGGAGATAATAAAAAGAGGAGCAAAGCCGGCATTTAAAGGGTACAGGGGCTACAGGCACGCGTCGTGTCTTTCCGTGAACGAAGAGATCGTCCACGGGATCCCGTCGGATCGGCTGCTGATGGAAGGCGATATAATAGGGGTCGATATCGGCGCGATAGTCGGAGGTTATTACGGCGACGTTGCCGAAACGTTCCCTGTAGGAAAGATCTCGAAAGCCGCAAGAAAGCTGCTTTCTACCGCGAGTGAGTGTCTTGACCTGGGCATAAAAACGGCAAGATACGGGAAGAAAGTGGGAGACATTTCTTCGTCGATAGAGCAGCACGCTAAGCGGCATGGTTACAGCGTAGTTAAGGATCTTTTCGGCCACGGGGTGGGCAGCGAGCTGCATGAGGACCCTTTGATACCGAACTTCGGAAGTCCGGGCACCGGACCGAAGCTTGAAAAAGGGATGGTGTTCGCGATAGAACCGATGCTGAACATAGGGACAAGCGAGATAGAGACGCTTGATGACGGGTGGACGGTCGTGACGAAGGACAGAAAACTGTCGGCCCATTTCGAGCATACGATACTGATAACGGAAGATAAAGCGGAAATATTAACGAGGATATAA
- the rpsD gene encoding 30S ribosomal protein S4, with amino-acid sequence MGRHTGPVCKICRREGAKLFLKGEKCAGPKCPFDKRSYGPGQHGQGRKRPSEFGIRLRAKQKARSIYGLSERQFRRYFSIAAGSKGSTGEKLMELLERRLDNVIWRMGLASSRAQARQMVRDGHILVNAKKVNIPSYCVKTGDAVNVREKSAANLKKSIETMKERTVPVWLSFDADNLGGKVNNLPKREDMDSLVEERLIVEFYSR; translated from the coding sequence ATGGGAAGACACACCGGCCCGGTATGCAAAATATGCCGGAGAGAAGGAGCAAAACTTTTTTTAAAGGGCGAAAAGTGTGCAGGCCCTAAATGCCCGTTTGATAAAAGAAGCTACGGCCCCGGCCAGCACGGACAGGGCAGAAAAAGACCGTCTGAGTTCGGGATCAGGCTGCGTGCAAAGCAGAAGGCCAGAAGCATCTACGGGCTTTCGGAGCGGCAGTTCAGACGGTACTTTTCGATCGCCGCGGGCAGCAAAGGCTCTACCGGTGAAAAACTCATGGAGCTGCTCGAAAGACGCCTGGACAACGTTATATGGAGGATGGGGCTTGCTTCGTCCAGGGCCCAGGCAAGACAGATGGTCAGGGACGGGCATATTCTGGTCAACGCCAAAAAAGTGAACATCCCTTCTTATTGCGTGAAGACGGGCGATGCGGTAAATGTCAGGGAAAAATCAGCGGCTAATTTAAAAAAATCTATCGAGACGATGAAAGAAAGAACGGTCCCTGTATGGCTGAGCTTTGATGCGGACAATCTGGGAGGAAAAGTGAATAATCTGCCGAAAAGGGAGGACATGGACAGTCTGGTCGAAGAAAGGCTGATAGTCGAGTTTTATTCAAGATAG
- the rplQ gene encoding 50S ribosomal protein L17, translated as MRHRLGYRKLNKATDQRMALLRSLTIALIKNGKIKISKRRGQEVRKTVEKIIALSKKGGLSSLRRALSIVPDKTLVTGFFKSAGERFKSHSGGCTRLTLIGKRRGDATDMVLLELL; from the coding sequence ATGAGACACAGATTAGGATACCGGAAATTAAATAAGGCGACAGACCAAAGGATGGCGCTCCTGAGGTCCCTTACTATAGCTTTGATAAAGAACGGGAAGATAAAGATATCGAAGAGAAGAGGACAGGAGGTCAGAAAGACCGTGGAAAAGATCATAGCCCTGTCAAAAAAAGGCGGTCTTTCTTCTCTCAGAAGAGCGCTTTCTATAGTTCCCGATAAAACCCTGGTGACAGGATTCTTCAAGTCGGCGGGAGAAAGGTTCAAAAGCCACAGCGGGGGATGCACAAGGCTGACCCTCATCGGTAAAAGAAGGGGTGACGCCACGGATATGGTATTGTTGGAGCTATTGTGA
- the rpsH gene encoding 30S ribosomal protein S8, which produces MVLTDPIADMISRIKNAIRTGAGSVEMPSSKIKEEIARILKSEGFISNLDVSTKKNFKVLTVYLKYGKQKKNMISGMKRISTPGRHIYVPFSKLPRVRGGFGSAILSTSSGLMADRGAREKRIGGEVLCFVW; this is translated from the coding sequence ATGGTCTTGACAGATCCGATCGCCGATATGATATCAAGGATAAAGAACGCGATAAGGACCGGGGCAGGGAGCGTGGAAATGCCTTCTTCCAAAATAAAAGAAGAGATAGCGCGCATCCTGAAGTCCGAAGGTTTTATATCGAACTTAGATGTTTCCACAAAAAAGAACTTTAAAGTCCTGACCGTGTATTTAAAATACGGAAAGCAGAAAAAAAACATGATCAGCGGGATGAAAAGGATCAGCACTCCCGGCAGGCATATATATGTTCCTTTTTCAAAACTGCCAAGAGTGCGCGGAGGCTTCGGGTCGGCCATATTATCGACCTCGTCGGGATTGATGGCTGACAGGGGAGCCAGGGAAAAAAGGATCGGCGGAGAAGTTCTCTGTTTCGTATGGTAA
- a CDS encoding adenylate kinase produces the protein MKLIFLGPPGSGKGTQSSVVAKDLGIAHISMGDILREAIKEGTETGRLAKQYLSRGALVPDEVVNEIARQAIDKEKEKGFVLDGYPRTVKQAEFVKGIAGIDRVIYIDIPQDEIVRRLEGRRSCKKCGAVYHVEKNAPKKEGICDNCGSQLYIRDDDREETIKKRFEIYEKETAPLVKYYAGAVKKVDGVGDLTVILERIRSSL, from the coding sequence ATGAAGCTCATTTTTCTTGGGCCTCCCGGAAGCGGGAAAGGCACCCAGTCAAGTGTGGTCGCAAAGGACCTCGGCATCGCCCACATATCGATGGGAGATATTTTGAGAGAAGCGATAAAGGAAGGAACAGAGACGGGCAGGTTAGCGAAACAGTACCTGAGCCGGGGCGCCCTGGTCCCCGACGAAGTGGTGAATGAGATAGCGCGCCAGGCGATCGATAAAGAAAAGGAAAAAGGGTTTGTTCTGGACGGTTATCCGAGGACTGTAAAACAGGCTGAGTTCGTAAAGGGGATAGCAGGGATAGACAGAGTGATCTATATAGATATCCCGCAGGATGAAATAGTCAGAAGACTGGAGGGAAGACGAAGCTGTAAAAAATGCGGAGCGGTCTACCATGTCGAAAAGAACGCCCCTAAAAAAGAAGGTATCTGCGACAACTGCGGTTCGCAGCTTTATATCAGGGACGATGACAGGGAGGAAACGATAAAAAAAAGGTTTGAGATCTACGAAAAAGAGACAGCGCCGCTCGTGAAGTATTATGCAGGCGCCGTCAAAAAGGTTGACGGAGTGGGAGACCTGACCGTCATACTTGAGAGGATCAGATCGTCTTTATGA
- the rpsE gene encoding 30S ribosomal protein S5, with the protein MAEYKYNTGSEESGIKEKVVQIRRVTKVVKGGKKMSFRAVVIVGDEAGSVGLGIGKANEVASAIRKAVEDGKKNMIKVPIVGGTVPHDCEGKFSSTKTIIRTAPPGKGVIAGGPVRTVLELAGVRNIVAKSIGSSNAINVIRATLDSLLNLKNLEEETALRGIELKVKQIVEG; encoded by the coding sequence GTGGCTGAATATAAATATAATACGGGTTCGGAAGAAAGCGGGATAAAAGAAAAAGTCGTGCAGATAAGGCGCGTAACGAAAGTCGTCAAAGGCGGCAAAAAGATGAGTTTCCGCGCTGTCGTGATCGTCGGCGATGAAGCCGGAAGTGTCGGGCTCGGCATCGGCAAAGCGAACGAAGTGGCTTCCGCCATAAGGAAAGCCGTGGAGGACGGAAAAAAGAACATGATAAAAGTTCCCATTGTAGGAGGGACGGTGCCGCACGACTGCGAAGGCAAATTTTCATCTACAAAGACTATAATAAGGACGGCTCCTCCGGGGAAAGGCGTCATAGCAGGCGGCCCTGTGAGGACGGTCCTTGAACTTGCCGGAGTGAGGAATATCGTCGCCAAATCTATAGGTTCGTCAAATGCCATCAATGTGATCAGGGCCACACTCGACAGCCTTTTGAACCTGAAGAACCTTGAAGAGGAAACAGCCCTAAGGGGAATAGAGCTCAAAGTAAAACAAATTGTGGAAGGATAA
- the rplR gene encoding 50S ribosomal protein L18, giving the protein MSEERPEKRLQRRRHKMGKRKAIISGTKERPRLRVSVTLGHIYAQIIDDTEGRTLSFASTLDKDFGKEKLRANIEAAKKIGQLIGKRAKKAGIETVVFDRGQRKYHGKIKALADAARQEGLKF; this is encoded by the coding sequence ATGTCAGAAGAAAGGCCGGAAAAGCGGCTGCAAAGGCGGCGGCATAAAATGGGAAAAAGAAAAGCGATAATATCAGGGACAAAAGAAAGGCCGAGACTGAGAGTGTCGGTTACTCTCGGGCACATTTATGCCCAGATCATAGATGACACGGAAGGCAGGACTCTGTCTTTCGCGTCCACTCTGGACAAGGATTTCGGCAAGGAAAAACTCAGGGCCAATATAGAGGCCGCAAAAAAGATCGGGCAGCTTATCGGCAAAAGAGCTAAAAAAGCCGGCATAGAGACAGTCGTGTTCGACAGGGGACAAAGAAAATACCACGGTAAAATAAAGGCCCTTGCGGATGCGGCGAGGCAGGAAGGATTGAAGTTTTAA
- the secY gene encoding preprotein translocase subunit SecY: MLKSLSGLVNIKDLRTRVLFTLVMIAIFRFGAHVSIAGIDTVKLSELFGKGNLLGFLDLFTGGALVKFSVFAMGIVPYINASIVMQLLAAVIPQLEELQKEGEHGRKQIAQYTKYLTIGFALFQSIGMSFWLRSVLLEGYSFPLFLISSVISLTAGTALLMWIAELITERGIGNGASLIIFIGIISRIPTYVGQTVTILKGGASVTGLIVLLCVFLVMIVAIVVVQEAQRRVQVQYAKRIVGRKMYGGQSTYIPIRLNQGGVIPIIFASSFLLFPATIAQFIPNDFFRGIVGALSPSGSIYMLLYFALIFFFTYFYTAITFNPKELAENIKKYGGFITGIRPGNPTAEYLEYIISRLTLIGALFLAIIAIIPTIVESLTHITTFQGLGATALLIVVGVALDLVRQIESHLVTRQYERLLV, from the coding sequence ATGTTAAAAAGTCTTTCCGGATTAGTTAATATAAAAGACCTGCGCACGAGGGTGTTGTTCACCCTGGTGATGATAGCGATATTCAGGTTCGGGGCGCATGTGTCGATCGCGGGAATAGATACGGTAAAACTGTCCGAGTTGTTCGGCAAGGGGAACCTTTTGGGATTCCTTGACCTCTTTACAGGCGGCGCGCTTGTGAAGTTCTCGGTATTCGCGATGGGCATAGTCCCGTACATAAATGCTTCGATCGTCATGCAGCTTTTGGCGGCGGTGATCCCGCAGCTCGAGGAACTGCAAAAAGAGGGCGAGCACGGGAGAAAACAGATAGCGCAGTACACAAAATACCTGACGATAGGTTTTGCCCTGTTCCAGTCGATCGGCATGTCGTTCTGGCTGAGAAGCGTTCTGCTGGAAGGCTATAGCTTTCCGTTGTTCCTTATCTCCTCGGTCATATCGCTTACGGCCGGCACGGCACTTCTGATGTGGATCGCAGAGCTGATAACCGAAAGAGGCATCGGCAACGGAGCCTCGCTAATAATATTTATCGGCATTATATCGAGGATACCTACTTATGTAGGGCAGACGGTAACAATACTTAAAGGCGGAGCGAGCGTCACGGGACTGATCGTTCTTCTTTGCGTGTTCCTTGTGATGATAGTGGCGATCGTCGTTGTACAGGAAGCTCAGAGGCGCGTGCAGGTCCAGTACGCCAAGAGGATAGTCGGAAGAAAGATGTACGGAGGCCAGAGCACCTATATTCCGATCAGGCTGAACCAGGGCGGTGTGATCCCGATAATATTCGCATCATCGTTTTTACTTTTTCCCGCGACGATAGCGCAGTTCATACCCAATGACTTTTTCAGGGGTATCGTGGGCGCGCTGTCGCCATCAGGGTCGATTTATATGCTGCTGTATTTTGCCTTGATCTTCTTCTTTACATATTTTTACACGGCGATAACTTTCAACCCCAAAGAACTGGCGGAGAACATTAAAAAGTACGGCGGTTTTATAACAGGTATCAGGCCGGGAAACCCGACCGCTGAATATCTTGAATATATAATATCAAGGCTTACGCTGATAGGAGCGCTGTTCCTGGCCATCATAGCGATAATCCCGACAATAGTGGAGAGCCTGACACATATCACGACTTTCCAGGGTCTCGGTGCAACGGCGCTTCTGATAGTCGTCGGAGTGGCGCTGGACCTGGTGAGGCAGATAGAGTCGCACCTGGTCACAAGGCAATACGAGAGGTTGCTGGTCTGA